One Streptomyces sp. NBC_00554 DNA segment encodes these proteins:
- a CDS encoding low temperature requirement protein A: protein MAARGRDEAHRVASPLELFFDLCFVVAIAQAGIQLVHAVAEGHAGEGILNYAMLFFAIWWAWMNFTWFASAYDNDDALYRVVTLVQIAGVLVLAAGVSRAAEDHDFLLVWLGYAIMRFAMIAQWLRVARSTEGAERTMALRYAGGVLLCQVGWLGLLVLPESARPWVFLVMAVAELCVPLFAEKDAKSSWHPHHISERYGLFTIIVLGETIAAATVAVKSGADENEALGELLPIAAGGLLIVFSAWWIYFVVPIHGHLRTNRQAFLWGYGHYLVFASAAAIGAGLEVAVEQAVGKAHISTLSASAAVTLPTALYLLTVWLLHSRHFKVGIAQQAVLPTTALLVILCTFLGDWAVLAAGVVSALSVAVGVTLTARMVTREEARAA, encoded by the coding sequence ATGGCCGCTCGTGGCCGCGACGAGGCACACCGGGTCGCGTCGCCGCTGGAGCTCTTCTTCGACCTGTGTTTCGTCGTGGCCATCGCCCAGGCGGGCATCCAGCTGGTGCACGCCGTGGCCGAGGGACATGCGGGTGAGGGCATCCTCAACTACGCGATGCTCTTCTTCGCGATCTGGTGGGCCTGGATGAACTTCACCTGGTTCGCCTCGGCGTACGACAACGACGACGCGCTCTACCGGGTCGTCACGTTGGTGCAGATCGCCGGTGTCCTCGTACTCGCCGCCGGGGTGTCGCGGGCGGCCGAGGACCACGACTTCCTGCTCGTCTGGCTCGGGTACGCGATCATGCGGTTCGCGATGATCGCGCAGTGGCTGCGGGTGGCGCGGTCCACCGAGGGGGCCGAGAGAACCATGGCCCTGCGGTACGCGGGAGGCGTGCTGCTGTGCCAGGTCGGCTGGCTGGGGCTGCTGGTCCTGCCGGAGTCCGCGCGGCCCTGGGTGTTCCTGGTGATGGCCGTCGCCGAGTTGTGCGTCCCCCTGTTCGCGGAGAAGGATGCCAAGTCGTCCTGGCATCCGCACCACATCTCCGAGCGGTACGGCCTGTTCACGATCATCGTCCTGGGCGAGACGATCGCCGCGGCCACGGTCGCCGTGAAGTCGGGCGCGGACGAGAACGAGGCGCTCGGAGAACTGCTGCCGATCGCCGCGGGCGGGCTGCTGATCGTCTTCTCCGCGTGGTGGATCTACTTCGTGGTGCCGATCCACGGACATCTGCGGACCAACAGGCAGGCGTTCCTGTGGGGCTACGGCCACTACCTGGTCTTCGCGTCGGCGGCCGCGATCGGAGCGGGGCTGGAGGTCGCGGTCGAGCAGGCGGTCGGCAAGGCGCACATATCGACGCTCTCCGCGTCCGCCGCGGTGACACTGCCGACGGCGCTGTACCTCCTCACCGTGTGGCTGCTGCATTCACGCCACTTCAAGGTGGGCATCGCGCAGCAGGCCGTCCTGCCGACCACCGCCTTGCTGGTCATCCTGTGCACGTTCCTGGGCGACTGGGCGGTGCTCGCGGCGGGCGTCGTATCGGCGCTGTCGGTGGCGGTCGGGGTGACGTTGACGGCGCGGATGGTCACGCGGGAGGAAGCGCGGGCCGCGTAG
- the mscL gene encoding large conductance mechanosensitive channel protein MscL, whose product MSEKKKPGVLEGFKAFLTRGNVVDLAVAVVIGAAFTNIVNSVVKGIINPLVGAFGTKDLNQYSSCLKSPCHFDEATGTATSGIPIMWGTVLSATLTFLITAAVVYFLMVLPMSKYLARQAARQKAKEGTQEVMEITELEVLKEIRDALVAQRGSGHSEN is encoded by the coding sequence GTGAGCGAGAAGAAGAAACCCGGTGTGCTGGAGGGCTTCAAGGCCTTCCTGACGCGGGGGAACGTCGTCGACCTGGCAGTCGCGGTGGTCATCGGCGCGGCCTTCACCAACATCGTCAACTCGGTGGTGAAGGGAATCATCAACCCGCTGGTGGGCGCGTTCGGGACCAAGGACCTCAACCAGTACAGCTCGTGCCTGAAGTCGCCGTGCCATTTCGACGAGGCGACGGGCACGGCCACGAGCGGCATCCCGATCATGTGGGGCACTGTCCTCAGCGCGACGCTCACGTTCTTGATCACCGCGGCCGTCGTCTACTTCCTGATGGTCCTGCCCATGTCCAAGTACCTGGCCCGGCAGGCGGCCCGCCAGAAGGCGAAGGAGGGCACGCAGGAGGTCATGGAGATCACCGAGCTGGAGGTGCTCAAGGAGATCCGCGACGCCTTGGTGGCGCAGCGCGGTTCGGGGCACAGCGAGAACTAG
- a CDS encoding fructose-specific PTS transporter subunit EIIC, producing MSEMITADLVDLDLSAETKEAAARALAERMVAQGRVTDLDGFLADVAAREAQMPTGLDGGIGIPHCRSEHVTEPTLAFGRSAAGIDFGAPDGPADLIFLIAAPAGADDAHLTILSSLARHLMNAEFTSALRAVDDAAAAAALIRGDEPAAAPAASDGSAAESNAAASADSAAGGTAPAPGATVEDGPAPAPGATEGGEPFRIVAVTSCPTGIAHTYMAAESLENAGREAGIELVVETQGSAGFTRLDPAVIAAADGVIFAHDVPVRDKDRFAGKPTVDVGVKAGINRPTELISEVRGKAERGEVTAGSAPGTPVERTGESGEGYGSKLRKWLMSGVSYMVPFVAAGGLLIALGFAIGGYQVNKAPSVMDHFMWLQADSWGALFFQIGGVAFGFLVPVLAGYIAYGMADRPGLVPGFVGGAISLTINAGFLGGLAAGLIAGAVVIGIQKVKIPKSLRGIMPVVVIPLISSAIVGFLMFVVIGKPIASAQKGMTDWLNGLTGTNAILLGTLLGLMMCFDLGGPVNKVAYTFATAGIAVASPSDSAMKIMAAVMAAGMVPPLAMALATTVRGKLFTQTERENGKAAWVLGASFISEGAIPFAAADPLRVIPSSMVGGAVTGALSMAFGATLRAPHGGIFVVPLIGNPFLYLVAIAAGVCVTTALVVVLKGMRKQAPGVAGAGVADAPISAKAERKEPVAAA from the coding sequence ATGAGCGAGATGATCACCGCGGACCTGGTCGACCTCGACCTGTCCGCCGAAACGAAGGAAGCGGCGGCCCGAGCCCTCGCCGAGCGCATGGTCGCCCAGGGCCGGGTGACCGACCTCGACGGCTTCCTCGCCGACGTGGCCGCTCGCGAGGCCCAGATGCCGACCGGCCTCGACGGCGGCATCGGCATCCCGCACTGCCGGAGCGAACACGTCACCGAACCGACGCTCGCCTTCGGGCGCAGCGCGGCGGGGATCGACTTCGGCGCGCCGGACGGACCCGCCGACCTGATCTTCCTGATCGCCGCCCCGGCGGGCGCGGACGACGCCCACCTCACGATCCTTTCGTCGCTCGCCCGGCACCTGATGAACGCCGAGTTCACGTCCGCGCTGCGGGCCGTGGACGACGCGGCGGCCGCGGCCGCGCTGATCCGGGGCGACGAGCCCGCGGCGGCCCCGGCCGCCTCCGATGGCTCCGCGGCGGAGTCGAACGCGGCGGCCTCCGCCGACTCCGCCGCGGGCGGCACGGCCCCGGCGCCGGGTGCGACCGTCGAGGACGGACCCGCCCCGGCGCCGGGCGCCACCGAGGGCGGCGAACCCTTCCGCATCGTCGCCGTCACCTCGTGCCCCACCGGCATCGCGCACACCTACATGGCGGCCGAGTCGCTGGAGAACGCGGGACGCGAGGCCGGCATCGAACTCGTCGTCGAGACGCAGGGCTCGGCCGGTTTCACCCGGCTCGACCCCGCGGTCATCGCGGCGGCGGACGGCGTGATCTTCGCGCACGACGTCCCCGTACGGGACAAGGACCGCTTCGCCGGGAAGCCGACCGTCGACGTCGGCGTGAAGGCGGGCATCAACCGTCCCACCGAGCTGATCTCCGAGGTCCGCGGCAAGGCGGAGCGCGGCGAGGTCACCGCGGGCTCCGCGCCCGGCACACCGGTGGAGCGCACCGGTGAGTCCGGCGAGGGCTACGGCAGCAAGCTCCGCAAGTGGCTGATGAGCGGCGTGAGTTACATGGTGCCGTTCGTCGCCGCGGGCGGTCTGCTGATCGCCCTGGGCTTCGCGATCGGCGGCTACCAGGTCAACAAGGCGCCTTCCGTCATGGACCACTTCATGTGGCTGCAGGCGGACAGTTGGGGTGCGCTGTTCTTCCAGATCGGCGGCGTGGCCTTCGGCTTCCTCGTCCCCGTCCTCGCCGGCTACATCGCGTACGGCATGGCGGACCGGCCAGGTCTTGTCCCCGGCTTCGTCGGCGGCGCGATCTCGCTCACCATCAACGCGGGCTTCCTCGGCGGTCTGGCCGCAGGTCTCATCGCCGGTGCGGTGGTCATCGGGATCCAGAAGGTCAAGATCCCCAAGTCGCTGCGCGGCATCATGCCGGTGGTGGTGATCCCACTGATCTCCTCGGCGATCGTCGGGTTCCTGATGTTCGTGGTCATCGGCAAGCCGATCGCCTCCGCGCAGAAGGGCATGACCGACTGGCTCAACGGCCTCACCGGCACCAACGCCATCCTCCTGGGCACCCTGCTCGGCCTGATGATGTGCTTCGACCTCGGCGGCCCGGTCAACAAGGTCGCGTACACCTTCGCCACGGCGGGTATCGCGGTGGCGAGCCCCAGCGACTCGGCGATGAAGATCATGGCCGCGGTGATGGCGGCCGGCATGGTCCCGCCGCTCGCCATGGCCCTGGCCACGACCGTCCGCGGCAAGCTCTTCACCCAGACCGAGCGCGAGAACGGCAAGGCCGCCTGGGTCCTTGGCGCCTCCTTCATCTCGGAGGGCGCGATCCCCTTCGCCGCGGCGGACCCGCTCCGCGTCATCCCGTCGTCCATGGTGGGCGGCGCGGTCACCGGCGCACTGTCGATGGCCTTCGGCGCCACCCTGCGCGCCCCGCACGGCGGCATCTTCGTGGTCCCGCTGATCGGCAACCCGTTCCTCTACCTGGTCGCCATCGCCGCGGGCGTCTGCGTCACCACCGCCCTGGTGGTCGTCCTGAAGGGCATGCGCAAGCAGGCTCCCGGGGTCGCCGGCGCAGGGGTTGCCGACGCTCCGATATCGGCGAAGGCCGAACGCAAGGAGCCGGTGGCAGCCGCCTGA
- a CDS encoding DUF6227 family protein has translation MSVPYETAAYEPPESPESPEEHLARLLGRALNSFELPDETIRRLDCALAHDSSLHSAHHSAGLHRETYRHTWLLADGSAVTLWELVHNTAPGSDPQHEVYVDDDELRAATARLPLPADAPDFELAVLMQLSPIPAPRHEYVPDDSPDHARRLLRRAENPDQPGADLATLLMREAFAHQITQAFGRPCRTGRPGMSFSLYEHAFLLRDGQEISLWEVEHTATPDRRHMCEVYDTEDAARDAIERRAARLG, from the coding sequence TTGAGCGTTCCGTACGAGACAGCAGCGTACGAACCACCCGAGTCGCCCGAGTCTCCGGAGGAGCATCTCGCGCGACTCCTCGGTCGCGCCCTGAACTCCTTCGAACTGCCGGACGAGACGATACGGCGGCTCGACTGTGCGCTGGCGCACGACAGTTCGCTGCACTCCGCGCACCACAGTGCGGGGCTGCACCGCGAGACGTACCGGCACACGTGGCTGCTCGCCGACGGCTCGGCGGTCACGCTGTGGGAGCTCGTGCACAACACGGCGCCCGGCAGCGATCCGCAACACGAGGTGTACGTCGACGACGACGAGCTGCGCGCCGCCACGGCCCGCCTGCCGCTCCCGGCGGACGCTCCGGACTTCGAACTGGCCGTACTGATGCAGCTGTCGCCGATTCCCGCGCCGCGGCACGAGTACGTGCCCGACGACTCGCCGGATCACGCGCGACGGCTGCTGCGGCGGGCGGAGAACCCGGACCAGCCGGGGGCCGACCTCGCGACACTGCTGATGCGCGAGGCGTTCGCGCACCAGATCACCCAGGCCTTCGGCCGTCCCTGCCGGACAGGTCGGCCGGGGATGTCCTTCTCGCTCTACGAGCACGCGTTCCTGCTGCGTGACGGGCAGGAGATCTCCCTGTGGGAGGTCGAGCACACGGCGACGCCCGACCGGCGGCACATGTGCGAGGTGTACGACACGGAGGACGCGGCGCGCGATGCGATCGAGCGGCGCGCGGCCCGACTCGGCTGA
- a CDS encoding S-methyl-5'-thioadenosine phosphorylase: MANTENAQSPAGEQPADRAEIGVIGGSGFYSFLDDVTEIQVDTPYGPPSDSLFLGEIAGRRVAFLPRHGRGHHLPPHRINYRANLWALRSVGARQILGPCAVGGLRPEYGPGTLLVPDQLVDRTKARAQSYFDGLPLPDGTVPNVVHVSLADPYCPVGRKAALEAARGRDWEPVDGGTLVVIEGPRFSTRAESLWHQAQGWSVVGMTGHPEAALARELELCYTSLTLVTDLDAGAETGEGVSHDDVLKVFAANVDRLRGVLFDAVAGLPANGTRDCLCTTALGGMDPGFTLP; encoded by the coding sequence ATGGCGAACACGGAGAATGCGCAGAGCCCTGCCGGAGAACAGCCGGCGGACAGGGCCGAGATCGGGGTCATCGGCGGCTCGGGGTTCTACTCCTTCCTCGATGACGTGACCGAGATACAGGTCGACACCCCCTACGGGCCGCCCAGCGACTCCCTGTTCCTCGGCGAGATCGCCGGGCGGCGGGTCGCCTTCCTGCCCCGTCACGGCCGCGGCCACCATCTGCCGCCGCACCGCATCAACTACCGGGCCAACCTGTGGGCGTTGCGTTCCGTCGGCGCACGACAGATCCTCGGGCCCTGCGCGGTGGGCGGTCTGCGACCTGAGTACGGGCCGGGGACACTCCTGGTGCCGGACCAGCTGGTCGACCGTACGAAGGCGCGGGCGCAGTCGTACTTCGACGGTCTTCCGCTGCCGGACGGCACGGTGCCGAACGTGGTGCACGTGTCGCTGGCCGACCCGTACTGCCCCGTCGGTCGCAAGGCCGCGCTCGAAGCTGCGCGCGGGCGGGACTGGGAGCCGGTGGACGGCGGCACCCTCGTGGTGATCGAGGGCCCGCGGTTCTCCACCCGTGCCGAATCGCTCTGGCACCAGGCGCAGGGCTGGTCCGTGGTGGGTATGACCGGCCACCCCGAGGCGGCGCTCGCGCGCGAACTGGAGCTCTGCTACACGTCGTTGACCCTCGTCACCGATCTCGACGCGGGGGCCGAGACCGGCGAGGGAGTTTCGCACGACGATGTGCTGAAGGTGTTCGCGGCGAATGTGGACCGGCTGCGGGGTGTGCTCTTCGACGCGGTCGCGGGGCTGCCGGCGAACGGGACGCGGGACTGTCTGTGCACGACGGCGCTGGGCGGGATGGATCCGGGGTTCACGCTGCCGTAG
- a CDS encoding P1 family peptidase, with translation MTVDALTDVAGLRVGHATCTGDGWLTGTTVVLAPPGGATAAVDVRGGGPGTKETDALDPRNLVQKVEAVVLTGGSAYGLDSASGVMAWLEERGRGVRVGPDPAHVVPVVPAAAVFDLGRGGDFRARPDASTGRAAVEAADASEPGTPVREGCVGAGTGAVAGTVKGGIGTASVVLDSGITVAALVVANAAGSVIQPETGALYGELLQGRTPYPSVEVHEAAQRRLAEAIARNGAPPLNTTLAVVATDADISRAQAQKLAGTAHDGIARAVRPVHLLNDGDTVFALATGARPLADEHPLALNAILAAGADVVTRAIVRAVRAAESVDGVGGLWPAYEELYGGR, from the coding sequence ATGACAGTTGACGCTCTGACGGATGTCGCGGGTCTGCGGGTGGGGCACGCGACGTGTACCGGCGACGGTTGGCTCACCGGCACCACGGTCGTGCTCGCCCCTCCCGGCGGCGCCACCGCGGCCGTGGACGTGCGCGGCGGCGGGCCAGGCACCAAGGAGACCGACGCGCTCGACCCACGCAACCTCGTGCAGAAGGTCGAGGCGGTCGTACTGACCGGCGGCAGCGCGTACGGACTGGACTCGGCGTCCGGCGTGATGGCCTGGCTGGAGGAGCGCGGACGCGGGGTGCGGGTCGGTCCCGATCCCGCGCACGTCGTGCCGGTCGTTCCCGCCGCCGCCGTCTTCGACCTGGGCCGCGGCGGCGACTTCCGGGCCAGGCCGGACGCTTCCACTGGGCGCGCGGCGGTCGAGGCGGCCGACGCGAGCGAGCCCGGCACTCCGGTGCGGGAGGGCTGCGTGGGCGCCGGCACCGGGGCGGTAGCCGGCACGGTCAAGGGCGGCATCGGCACCGCGAGCGTCGTGCTCGACTCGGGGATCACGGTGGCCGCGCTGGTGGTGGCCAACGCGGCGGGGTCGGTGATACAGCCGGAAACGGGGGCGCTGTACGGGGAGTTGCTGCAGGGGCGTACGCCGTATCCGTCGGTGGAGGTGCACGAGGCGGCGCAGCGGCGGCTGGCCGAAGCCATCGCGAGGAACGGGGCTCCGCCGCTGAACACCACGCTCGCGGTCGTCGCCACCGACGCCGACATCTCGCGCGCGCAGGCGCAGAAGCTCGCGGGCACGGCGCACGACGGCATCGCGCGCGCCGTGCGTCCGGTGCACCTGCTGAACGACGGGGACACGGTGTTCGCGCTGGCCACGGGCGCCCGGCCGCTCGCCGACGAGCACCCCCTCGCGCTCAACGCCATTCTTGCGGCGGGTGCGGACGTGGTGACGCGGGCGATCGTGCGGGCGGTGCGGGCGGCGGAATCGGTGGACGGCGTGGGTGGGCTGTGGCCGGCGTACGAGGAGCTGTACGGAGGTCGGTAG
- the pfkB gene encoding 1-phosphofructokinase, with protein sequence MILTVTPNPSLDRTYEVPSLDRGEVIRATGERMDPGGKGVNVSRAVAAAGQRTIAVLPLGGAPGALVADLLDAQGIEVAPVPIAGATRSNISVAEPDGTMTKINAPGPELSAAEAELLLETVRGQYRSDATDWITCCGSLPRGLAPSWYADLVARAHAAGARIALDTSGPALLAALRERPDVVKPNAEELAEAVGRPLATVGDAVKAAEELRELGARAVLASLGADGQLLVDGSGAWFASARVDAVRSNVGAGDSSLAGFLIAGGSGPKALASAVAHGAAAVQLPGSVMPGPADLDPSAVTVTAEIPVDRVLTEPVS encoded by the coding sequence ATGATCCTCACCGTCACCCCCAACCCCTCCCTCGACCGTACGTACGAGGTCCCGTCGCTCGACCGCGGCGAGGTCATCCGGGCCACCGGCGAACGCATGGACCCGGGCGGCAAGGGCGTGAACGTCTCGCGCGCGGTCGCCGCCGCCGGACAGCGCACGATCGCCGTCCTGCCCCTGGGCGGTGCGCCCGGCGCACTCGTCGCCGACCTGCTCGACGCGCAGGGCATCGAGGTCGCGCCGGTCCCGATCGCCGGAGCCACCCGCTCGAACATCTCGGTCGCCGAACCCGACGGCACGATGACGAAGATCAACGCGCCCGGCCCCGAACTCTCCGCCGCCGAGGCCGAACTGCTCCTGGAGACCGTCCGCGGCCAGTACCGCTCCGACGCCACCGACTGGATCACCTGCTGCGGCAGCCTGCCGCGCGGGCTCGCACCTTCCTGGTACGCCGATCTTGTCGCGCGGGCGCACGCGGCGGGCGCCCGGATCGCGCTGGACACCTCAGGTCCGGCGCTGCTCGCGGCGCTGCGCGAGCGGCCCGATGTGGTGAAGCCCAACGCCGAGGAGCTCGCGGAAGCCGTCGGGCGCCCCCTCGCCACGGTGGGCGACGCGGTGAAGGCGGCCGAGGAGTTGCGCGAGCTGGGCGCGCGCGCCGTGCTCGCGAGCCTGGGCGCGGACGGCCAGTTGCTCGTGGACGGCTCGGGCGCCTGGTTCGCGAGCGCGCGGGTGGATGCCGTACGCAGCAACGTGGGCGCCGGCGACTCCTCCCTCGCCGGTTTCCTGATCGCCGGCGGCAGCGGCCCGAAGGCCCTGGCCTCCGCCGTCGCCCACGGCGCCGCGGCCGTCCAACTCCCCGGCAGCGTGATGCCGGGCCCGGCCGACCTCGACCCCTCCGCCGTGACGGTCACGGCGGAGATCCCGGTGGACCGCGTACTGACGGAGCCCGTGTCATGA
- a CDS encoding FmdB family zinc ribbon protein has product MPTYQYQCTECGEGLEAVQKFTDDALTECPNCGGRLKKVFSAVGIVFKGSGFYRNDSRGSSTSTSPASTPASKPSSTPSTTSSSSSDSKSSGSGSSSSSSAA; this is encoded by the coding sequence GTGCCGACCTACCAGTATCAGTGCACCGAGTGTGGCGAGGGCCTCGAGGCGGTGCAGAAGTTCACCGACGATGCCCTGACCGAATGCCCCAACTGCGGTGGCCGCCTGAAGAAGGTGTTCTCGGCCGTCGGCATTGTCTTCAAGGGCTCCGGCTTCTACCGCAATGACAGCCGCGGTTCGTCGACGAGCACCTCGCCGGCGTCCACGCCTGCTTCGAAGCCGTCGTCCACACCCTCGACCACTTCGTCGTCCTCTTCGGACTCGAAGTCGTCGGGCAGCGGCTCGTCCAGCAGCAGCTCCGCCGCGTAA
- a CDS encoding DeoR/GlpR family DNA-binding transcription regulator: MYAPERQQEILRLARDGGRVDVVSLAEEFQVTAETIRRDLKTLDRAGLVRRVHGGAIPAGRLDFEPDLAEREYTAADEKDRVAQAAVAELPHDGTVILDAGSTVARLAGALPLEATLTVVTHSLPIAARLADHPGIQLHLVGGRVRHRTRAAVDAWALRAYSEIRADVLFIAANGFSVSYGLTTPDLAEAAVKRATMRAARRVVLLADSSKHGQEHFARFGDLSDVDLLITDRGLSPEDATAIERGGTEVLCV, from the coding sequence ATGTACGCACCGGAGCGGCAGCAGGAGATCCTCCGGCTCGCCCGTGACGGCGGCCGGGTGGACGTGGTGTCACTGGCCGAGGAGTTCCAGGTCACCGCGGAGACCATCCGCCGCGACCTGAAGACCCTGGACCGCGCGGGTCTCGTACGCCGGGTGCACGGCGGCGCGATACCGGCCGGGCGCCTGGACTTCGAGCCCGACCTCGCCGAACGCGAGTACACGGCGGCCGACGAGAAGGACCGCGTCGCCCAGGCCGCCGTCGCCGAACTGCCCCACGACGGCACAGTGATCCTGGACGCCGGCTCGACGGTCGCCCGGCTCGCCGGAGCGCTCCCGCTGGAGGCGACGCTCACCGTCGTCACCCACAGCCTGCCGATCGCGGCCCGCCTCGCGGACCACCCCGGCATCCAGCTCCATCTCGTCGGGGGGCGCGTGCGGCACCGTACGCGCGCCGCCGTGGACGCCTGGGCGCTCCGCGCGTACAGCGAGATCCGCGCCGACGTCCTCTTCATCGCCGCCAACGGTTTCTCCGTCTCGTACGGCCTGACCACCCCCGACCTCGCCGAGGCCGCCGTCAAGCGCGCGACCATGCGCGCCGCGCGCCGCGTGGTGCTGCTCGCCGACTCCTCCAAGCACGGACAGGAGCACTTCGCCCGCTTCGGCGACCTGAGCGATGTGGACCTGCTGATCACCGACCGCGGGCTGAGCCCGGAAGACGCCACCGCCATCGAGCGCGGCGGCACCGAAGTGCTGTGTGTGTAG
- a CDS encoding Ig-like domain-containing protein, protein MATPDNTARRALGACAALMVGALTLTACGGSANADSKNGKDAENGGSSAKTSTAKLVISAKDGSTDASINATGVKVSDGKLTDVKMTVSGTGAAVPGAISADGSSWKPKEQLERGTKYQISATAKDSSGRTSAANSIFTTVTSSNSFIGTYTPDNGTTVGVGMPVSFNFDKVISDKKAVQSHITVSSSSGQQVVGHWFGAQRLDFRPEEYWKAGSKVTMKIDLDGVEGANGVYGVQKKTVTFTIGRSQVSTVDVNTQTMTVVRDGKTLRKVPISAGSPDHTTYNGQMVISEKFTQTRMNSRTVGLGGEYDIPDVPHAMRLTTSGTFIHGNYWYNKGNPPFGREGTSHGCVGMADVQGAQGDTTAKWFYDNSLIGDVVTVENSPDKTVSPDNGLNGWNLSWSAWTAGSTV, encoded by the coding sequence GTGGCAACGCCGGACAATACAGCGCGGCGCGCACTGGGGGCCTGTGCCGCCCTGATGGTCGGCGCCCTCACCCTCACCGCCTGCGGTGGCAGCGCGAACGCCGACAGCAAGAACGGCAAGGACGCAGAGAACGGCGGGAGTTCGGCCAAGACGTCCACGGCGAAACTCGTCATCTCCGCCAAGGACGGTTCGACGGACGCGTCGATCAACGCGACCGGTGTGAAGGTCAGCGACGGCAAGCTCACCGACGTGAAGATGACGGTGTCGGGGACCGGGGCTGCCGTACCCGGCGCGATATCCGCGGACGGGAGCTCCTGGAAGCCGAAGGAGCAGCTGGAGCGCGGGACGAAGTACCAGATATCGGCCACCGCGAAGGACTCGAGCGGACGCACCTCCGCTGCCAACTCCATCTTCACGACGGTCACTTCCAGCAACAGCTTCATCGGGACGTACACGCCCGACAACGGCACCACGGTCGGCGTCGGGATGCCGGTCTCCTTCAACTTCGACAAGGTGATCAGCGACAAGAAGGCCGTGCAGTCGCACATCACGGTCTCCTCGAGCAGCGGGCAGCAGGTGGTGGGGCACTGGTTCGGGGCGCAGCGGCTCGACTTCCGGCCCGAGGAGTACTGGAAGGCCGGTTCCAAGGTCACGATGAAGATCGACCTGGACGGCGTCGAGGGCGCGAACGGCGTCTACGGCGTGCAGAAGAAGACCGTCACCTTCACCATCGGGCGTTCCCAGGTGTCCACCGTCGACGTCAACACGCAGACCATGACGGTCGTGCGGGACGGGAAGACCCTCAGGAAGGTCCCGATCTCGGCGGGCAGCCCGGATCACACCACGTACAACGGGCAGATGGTGATCTCCGAGAAGTTCACGCAGACGCGGATGAACAGCCGGACGGTCGGACTCGGCGGCGAGTACGACATCCCGGACGTGCCGCACGCGATGCGCCTGACCACCTCCGGCACCTTCATCCACGGCAACTACTGGTACAACAAGGGCAATCCGCCCTTCGGCCGCGAGGGCACCAGCCACGGCTGTGTGGGGATGGCCGATGTGCAGGGTGCTCAGGGGGACACGACCGCCAAGTGGTTCTACGACAACTCCCTCATTGGGGACGTCGTGACCGTCGAGAACTCCCCCGACAAGACCGTCTCTCCGGACAACGGGCTCAACGGCTGGAACTTGTCCTGGAGCGCGTGGACCGCGGGAAGTACCGTCTGA